Proteins encoded by one window of Blautia luti:
- a CDS encoding carbohydrate ABC transporter permease, with amino-acid sequence MKKKKPTIPSIIKWVIALILVVMQVYPFFYVFTSSFKSLDDFRQLPAYALPSKWVLTNFINVFTKSHMLTYFKNSIIVLIGVLIPLLLFALMAGFALSKIKFKGRKFVLNYFLLGLMLPMQVALIPLFTIFNKMGLINTYPAIILPQIAFSLSYSIQLFYSFSKFFPEEMLEAAIIDGCSPIGCFFKMVVPMSLNSIITVATMQAVFCWNEYINAYTFTRSTDMKTITLGLNDFVGSMGLTDWGGTFAAITVTVLPVFIFYFFSSKKMLAGMTAGAVKG; translated from the coding sequence ATGAAAAAGAAAAAACCAACCATTCCGAGCATCATTAAATGGGTTATAGCATTAATCCTTGTTGTGATGCAGGTTTATCCTTTCTTCTATGTATTTACTTCAAGCTTTAAGTCACTGGATGATTTCAGACAGTTACCGGCATATGCACTCCCGTCAAAATGGGTGCTGACAAACTTTATCAATGTTTTTACAAAAAGCCATATGCTGACTTATTTTAAAAACAGTATCATTGTTTTGATCGGTGTATTGATTCCTCTGCTTTTATTTGCATTGATGGCTGGATTTGCATTAAGCAAAATCAAATTCAAAGGCAGAAAATTTGTCCTTAATTATTTCCTTCTTGGATTGATGCTTCCTATGCAGGTTGCACTGATTCCATTGTTTACTATTTTTAATAAGATGGGACTGATCAATACATACCCGGCAATTATTTTGCCACAGATTGCTTTTTCACTGTCTTACTCCATTCAGCTGTTTTATTCATTCAGCAAATTCTTCCCTGAAGAAATGCTGGAAGCAGCGATCATTGATGGATGTTCACCGATAGGATGTTTCTTTAAGATGGTGGTTCCGATGTCACTGAACTCTATTATTACAGTAGCAACCATGCAGGCAGTATTCTGCTGGAATGAGTATATTAATGCTTATACATTTACCAGATCTACAGATATGAAAACCATTACACTTGGTTTAAATGACTTCGTAGGAAGCATGGGACTGACAGACTGGGGTGGTACATTTGCAGCCATCACTGTAACAGTACTTCCGGTATTTATTTTCTACTTCTTCAGCAGCAAGAAGATGCTGGCAGGTATGACAGCAGGTGCAGTAAAAGGTTGA
- a CDS encoding carbohydrate ABC transporter permease has protein sequence MQKAFGKKSVIFLFIFPAFLIYTAFVIVSIVWAGYYSFFDWSGVGEKVFVGFKNYIELLTQDDVFRSTVWHTLIYTVINVAIQVFGGLLFAILLSRIKKGRVALQTLYYIPVVISSVAICQIFTKLLSVTPTGIVNQVLSFIDPSLKLMEWISNPQISLYVTAFVEAYKYLGLYMVIFYAALIGVPDELGEAALIDGASTWQEYLYVRIPYIKPVIIANCLLVLNGSLRSFEFSYLLTHGGPGNASELMTTYMYKQAFSSMKYGYGSSVAIMIVIICMVVGMLFRKFTGGGDDE, from the coding sequence GTGCAGAAAGCATTTGGAAAAAAATCAGTAATTTTCTTATTTATTTTTCCGGCATTTCTTATCTATACGGCATTTGTAATCGTGTCCATTGTATGGGCCGGATATTACAGCTTCTTTGACTGGAGCGGTGTTGGTGAAAAGGTATTTGTAGGCTTCAAAAATTACATTGAACTTCTTACACAGGATGATGTTTTCAGATCTACTGTATGGCATACACTGATTTATACAGTGATCAATGTTGCAATTCAGGTATTTGGAGGTTTATTATTTGCGATTCTCCTCAGTCGTATTAAAAAAGGAAGAGTTGCTTTACAGACTCTGTATTATATTCCGGTAGTTATCTCTTCTGTAGCGATTTGCCAGATTTTTACAAAGTTATTATCAGTAACTCCAACCGGTATTGTGAATCAGGTATTATCATTCATCGATCCATCTCTGAAACTGATGGAGTGGATTTCCAATCCTCAGATTTCACTGTATGTAACAGCTTTTGTAGAAGCATATAAATACCTGGGACTGTATATGGTTATCTTTTATGCAGCACTGATCGGTGTTCCGGATGAACTGGGAGAAGCAGCACTGATCGATGGAGCATCAACATGGCAGGAATATCTTTATGTAAGAATTCCTTATATTAAACCGGTTATCATTGCAAACTGTCTGCTGGTACTGAATGGTTCCCTGAGATCTTTCGAGTTCTCTTATCTGTTAACACATGGAGGACCGGGAAATGCTTCTGAACTTATGACAACTTATATGTATAAACAGGCGTTCAGCAGTATGAAATATGGTTACGGAAGTTCTGTAGCGATCATGATCGTAATCATCTGTATGGTAGTTGGAATGTTATTCCGTAAATTCACAGGAGGAGGGGATGACGAATGA
- a CDS encoding ABC transporter substrate-binding protein: MRKMKKVLSLAMTAAMTASLLTGMGAVTASAKKSDDGKRTKITALLKGTESTEQYKTFDYLLKNFCDEKGLDYEIELVNDMQDYFTKLQMYINSDTLPDIFGCPNGTLSKACKDIDALVNVGDELERNGYDEKLNGAIRDFLTDADDGNMYLFPQGLYCEYFMYRKDIFEKAGIKDAPTTWEEFEEDCQKIADQGEIPVIVGGSDAWQLMRYLSFSPWRVTGPEFIEGYQAGTDSFSDNESAKYAVNLLSDLGTKGYFEPGFASVDFTSACNLFFGGSGAIFYTGSGQISLAEEMYDNGELGFFPVPDTEGMDNMSTNVPVHAGFAEGFNKATYDDTMQEFFDYMCENFTDACYNQAQVFSPFNEELPEGLPQLYYDTQPMFEDAETAWTSWDDKLDSDVMTKIVDEQQQLAQGIIKPDEFIKTCDSLVKK, from the coding sequence ATGAGGAAAATGAAAAAAGTGTTATCACTTGCCATGACGGCAGCTATGACAGCCAGTCTTCTGACAGGCATGGGAGCAGTTACAGCTTCTGCGAAGAAATCGGACGATGGAAAAAGAACGAAGATTACTGCTTTATTAAAAGGTACAGAGTCTACAGAACAGTATAAGACATTTGATTATCTTCTTAAAAATTTCTGTGATGAAAAAGGTCTGGATTATGAAATTGAACTTGTAAACGATATGCAGGATTATTTTACAAAACTCCAGATGTATATTAACAGTGATACACTTCCGGATATTTTTGGATGCCCGAACGGAACACTTTCTAAAGCATGCAAAGATATTGATGCACTGGTTAATGTGGGAGATGAACTTGAAAGAAACGGATATGATGAGAAATTAAATGGTGCGATCAGAGATTTCCTTACAGATGCAGACGACGGAAATATGTATCTCTTCCCACAGGGATTGTACTGTGAGTATTTTATGTACAGAAAAGATATCTTTGAAAAAGCAGGAATCAAAGATGCTCCGACAACATGGGAAGAATTTGAAGAAGATTGCCAGAAAATTGCAGATCAGGGCGAGATTCCGGTTATTGTGGGAGGTTCTGATGCATGGCAGCTGATGAGATATCTTTCTTTCTCACCATGGAGAGTAACTGGTCCTGAATTTATTGAGGGTTATCAGGCTGGAACAGATTCTTTCAGTGACAATGAGTCTGCAAAATATGCAGTAAATCTTCTTTCTGATCTTGGAACAAAAGGTTATTTTGAACCAGGATTTGCAAGTGTAGATTTTACCTCTGCATGTAACTTATTCTTTGGTGGTTCCGGTGCAATCTTCTATACAGGCTCCGGACAGATCAGCCTTGCAGAAGAAATGTATGACAATGGTGAACTTGGATTCTTCCCTGTGCCGGATACAGAAGGAATGGACAATATGTCTACTAACGTACCAGTTCATGCAGGTTTTGCGGAAGGATTTAATAAGGCAACATATGATGATACAATGCAGGAATTCTTCGATTATATGTGCGAAAACTTTACAGATGCATGCTACAATCAGGCACAGGTTTTCTCACCGTTTAATGAAGAACTTCCGGAAGGACTGCCACAGCTTTACTATGATACACAGCCAATGTTTGAAGATGCAGAAACAGCATGGACTTCCTGGGATGATAAACTGGATTCAGATGTAATGACTAAAATTGTTGATGAACAGCAGCAGCTTGCTCAGGGAATCATAAAACCGGATGAATTTATTAAGACCTGTGATTCTCTGGTAAAGAAATAA
- a CDS encoding response regulator transcription factor, whose translation MELQVMILDDEYIILDGLCSFPWSDYGYRISATARNGLEGLEKLEQAKPDLIHTDVKMPGMDGLDFAEKAHEIYPNAVIVILTGYDSFAYAQKAISIGVEEYLLKPVDYDELKAMAARIAGEIHAKKEKQQEIRDLKKYFNRSVPQLRSKFAGNLLYGRIQGKGVVKEQAESLNLTIEKYIVCVGRKVVGENKIHTGDKWIEEFACINIFEEIFNDFGIHVLSDYNTATAEYNFILLFEKEEENAVCMEKALQACSKIQVEVERYLKAHMNFGLSDVEVDEYQANAQYRKAQTACRQCVYLGTNIILRYEDLQYEKQTDFVITSGEKTHFMMTLFQDSFEKAEDELHQMFRNAPEDVSPVKFAAMDLLLGCMKFPYICAVDSEIHNKNWNLSVLQDGIKRICQCENTEEVLNCLLNLFGTLIKQNTEGTDERNRKLVQSVLSYIEKNYSGDLSMDDLTEKFHVSRTYISRLLKKYAGKSFLEYLTDVRFQQVEKLIADNKYKQYEIAEMVGYKDFGYYIKVFKKRYGITPNEFRKHI comes from the coding sequence ATGGAATTGCAGGTAATGATATTAGATGATGAATATATTATTCTGGATGGTTTATGTTCGTTTCCATGGAGCGATTATGGATACCGTATATCCGCAACTGCAAGGAACGGATTGGAAGGGCTGGAGAAACTGGAGCAGGCGAAACCGGATCTGATCCATACAGATGTGAAGATGCCGGGAATGGATGGACTGGATTTTGCAGAAAAAGCACATGAGATTTATCCCAATGCGGTTATAGTGATACTGACAGGATATGACAGTTTTGCCTACGCTCAGAAAGCAATCAGCATTGGTGTGGAAGAATATCTTCTCAAACCGGTGGACTATGATGAGTTAAAGGCAATGGCTGCCCGGATTGCCGGAGAAATTCATGCAAAGAAGGAAAAACAGCAGGAAATCCGGGATTTGAAGAAATATTTCAACAGGTCAGTTCCGCAGCTGAGATCCAAATTTGCGGGAAATCTTCTGTATGGAAGAATCCAGGGAAAAGGAGTTGTAAAAGAGCAGGCAGAATCTCTGAATCTGACAATAGAGAAATATATTGTGTGTGTAGGGCGAAAAGTTGTTGGAGAAAATAAAATCCATACAGGAGATAAATGGATAGAGGAATTTGCATGCATCAATATTTTTGAGGAAATTTTTAATGATTTTGGAATTCATGTTTTGAGCGATTATAATACAGCAACTGCAGAATATAATTTTATTCTTTTGTTTGAAAAGGAAGAAGAAAACGCAGTATGTATGGAAAAAGCATTGCAGGCATGCAGTAAGATACAGGTAGAAGTAGAACGGTATCTGAAAGCACATATGAATTTTGGATTGAGCGATGTAGAAGTGGACGAATATCAGGCAAATGCACAGTACCGTAAGGCACAGACAGCATGCAGGCAATGTGTTTATCTGGGTACGAATATCATACTCAGATACGAAGATCTGCAATATGAAAAACAGACAGACTTTGTGATTACTTCCGGTGAAAAAACACATTTTATGATGACTTTGTTTCAGGACAGTTTTGAGAAAGCGGAGGATGAACTTCATCAGATGTTTCGAAACGCACCGGAAGATGTATCTCCGGTGAAATTTGCAGCAATGGATTTACTTTTGGGATGTATGAAATTTCCATATATCTGTGCAGTTGACAGTGAAATTCATAATAAAAACTGGAATCTTTCTGTGCTTCAGGATGGAATAAAAAGAATCTGTCAGTGCGAGAACACAGAAGAGGTGTTGAATTGTCTGCTGAATCTGTTTGGAACGCTGATTAAACAGAATACAGAAGGAACTGATGAACGGAACCGGAAACTGGTTCAGAGTGTTCTTTCTTACATTGAGAAGAATTATTCAGGAGATTTATCTATGGATGATCTGACTGAGAAATTCCATGTAAGCAGAACCTATATCAGCCGCCTTCTTAAGAAATATGCCGGAAAGAGTTTTCTGGAATATCTGACAGATGTCCGGTTCCAACAGGTGGAGAAACTGATTGCAGATAATAAATATAAACAATATGAAATCGCAGAAATGGTAGGATACAAAGACTTTGGATACTACATAAAAGTATTCAAAAAGCGTTACGGCATTACGCCCAATGAATTCAGGAAACATATATAA
- a CDS encoding cache domain-containing sensor histidine kinase gives MKNLKKWYINLSIQRKILYCTLGVALVVLLAASVSQYMSASSIVTEQTRKQSAGVVNELSVNLDHYFDMVRNSFEYIANNNTVQEELESDEPYKSDGTELYSYYSRSGQIRRLLLQGYTSIYMNDIQLYGYNGANHLLANNHEIHEKTAQISCELAEQAKGRCIYYNASEEGLMYMAKQIKDSLTMKPVGILRASIKLSYLKKMTITARDSLAAHIFLLDNDKNVLIESAENDATISDRSWIEKISGNTGEFLFTADGQGYDCVYQRSSDTGLTVVGMIPMSFLQKTARGLQKTTIMLILASLMLCIFLANILAKGIAGPIKRTSKAMQQFAEGDFSVRLPEGRRDEIGAMNSVFNQTIEKIEQLIKQVVEMETVNKDIEFQALQAQINPHFLYNVLDTINWMARKKGEDNICRMVTSISSLMRASISNKRSMVYIREEIKYVQDYLYIQETRYGDKFTSYIEVDERLNELEIPKMTIQTLVENAVVHGVENATWDCFLYVSGEITDGMAVFTVKDDGVGMSQEQLEKLMGTEEEPDHEAERTHTHLGVYAVRKRLDYVYQNKARMSITSEPGKGTQVILEIPMNGNVGVTYRKYDETVNENNKKRGDER, from the coding sequence ATGAAAAATTTAAAGAAGTGGTATATTAATCTGTCGATACAGAGAAAAATTCTGTATTGTACGTTAGGGGTAGCATTGGTTGTTCTGTTGGCTGCCAGTGTTTCGCAGTATATGTCTGCATCTTCAATTGTGACAGAACAGACAAGGAAGCAGTCTGCGGGAGTGGTGAACGAGTTGTCGGTGAATTTGGATCATTATTTTGATATGGTGAGGAATTCATTTGAGTATATTGCAAATAACAATACGGTTCAGGAGGAATTGGAGTCTGATGAACCATATAAATCGGATGGCACAGAGCTGTATTCCTATTATTCAAGATCGGGGCAGATCAGAAGGCTGCTTTTGCAGGGATATACAAGTATTTATATGAATGATATCCAGCTGTATGGTTATAACGGAGCAAATCATCTGCTGGCAAATAATCATGAGATTCATGAAAAGACCGCTCAGATATCCTGTGAACTGGCGGAGCAGGCAAAAGGACGCTGTATTTATTATAATGCTTCTGAGGAAGGTCTGATGTATATGGCAAAGCAGATCAAAGATTCTCTGACTATGAAGCCAGTGGGAATATTGAGAGCATCTATTAAGCTGAGCTATCTGAAAAAAATGACGATCACAGCCAGAGATTCTTTGGCTGCACATATTTTTCTTCTGGACAATGACAAAAATGTTCTGATAGAGAGTGCAGAGAATGATGCGACAATCAGTGACAGAAGCTGGATAGAAAAAATATCAGGCAACACAGGAGAATTTCTGTTTACTGCAGATGGACAGGGTTATGACTGTGTATATCAGAGAAGTTCTGACACAGGACTTACAGTTGTAGGAATGATTCCTATGAGTTTCTTGCAGAAAACAGCCAGAGGATTACAGAAAACGACAATCATGCTTATTCTGGCAAGTTTGATGTTGTGTATTTTTCTTGCTAATATTCTGGCAAAGGGAATCGCTGGTCCGATCAAGCGTACAAGTAAAGCAATGCAGCAGTTTGCGGAGGGTGACTTTTCTGTCCGTCTTCCGGAAGGAAGAAGGGATGAGATTGGAGCCATGAATTCTGTTTTCAACCAGACGATAGAGAAAATAGAGCAGCTGATAAAACAGGTTGTGGAGATGGAAACAGTTAACAAAGATATTGAATTCCAGGCTTTACAGGCACAGATCAATCCGCATTTTCTTTATAATGTACTGGATACAATCAACTGGATGGCGCGAAAAAAAGGTGAGGATAATATTTGTCGTATGGTTACTTCTATCAGCAGTCTGATGCGTGCAAGTATCAGCAATAAAAGAAGTATGGTTTATATTCGTGAGGAAATAAAATATGTACAGGATTATCTTTACATACAGGAAACCAGATATGGAGATAAATTTACATCTTATATTGAAGTGGATGAGAGATTAAATGAATTAGAGATTCCGAAGATGACTATTCAGACACTGGTGGAAAATGCGGTGGTTCATGGTGTGGAAAATGCGACATGGGACTGTTTCCTTTATGTTTCAGGAGAAATTACAGATGGAATGGCAGTATTTACAGTAAAGGATGATGGCGTTGGAATGTCACAGGAGCAGTTGGAGAAATTGATGGGGACAGAGGAAGAGCCAGATCATGAAGCAGAGCGGACACATACCCATCTGGGAGTATATGCGGTGAGAAAGAGACTGGATTATGTATATCAGAACAAAGCAAGGATGAGCATTACATCAGAACCGGGGAAGGGAACACAGGTAATACTGGAAATTCCGATGAACGGTAATGTCGGAGTTACTTACAGGAAATACGATGAAACTGTAAATGAAAATAACAAAAAAAGGGGAGACGAGAGATAA
- a CDS encoding VOC family protein — MDLKNYSTGVQHIGIPTNDIDKTVEFYHKLGFETAFETVNEEANEKVVFLKLGTLVVETYENHAAKMEHGAIDHVALDVRDIEEIFQYINEAGLNSTQDTIHFLPFWENGVKFFTIEGPNKEKVEFSQYL; from the coding sequence ATGGACTTAAAGAACTATTCAACAGGTGTACAGCATATCGGGATTCCGACAAATGACATTGATAAAACTGTGGAGTTTTATCATAAGCTGGGATTTGAGACGGCGTTTGAGACTGTAAATGAGGAAGCGAATGAGAAGGTTGTGTTTCTGAAACTGGGAACTCTGGTAGTGGAGACTTATGAGAATCATGCGGCGAAGATGGAGCATGGGGCGATTGATCATGTTGCGCTTGATGTGAGAGACATTGAGGAGATTTTCCAGTATATTAATGAAGCTGGTTTAAACTCCACACAGGATACCATTCATTTCCTGCCATTCTGGGAAAATGGTGTAAAATTCTTTACCATTGAGGGTCCGAATAAGGAGAAAGTGGAATTCAGTCAGTATCTGTAA
- a CDS encoding AAA family ATPase: MGIYLNSVSPYTLYKSEVCSPYFVDKSQMLRELIPLAEVGNRHVCVTRPRRFGKTVMANMIGAFFGKDVASKDVFETLKISEFADYRKHLNQYNTIYIDFSVVDDECISYKEYIDEIKGNLKEDLKRGYPDIDFRENGSVREDLQRIFAEKKERFVFVFDEWDSVFHMPFVTEDDKKSYLLFLKGLLKDKPYVALAYMTGILPIAKYSSGSELNMFMEYTMASESKFGNVFGFSDKEVDMLYERYCENNAGKEETLNVTREGLREWYDGYFTKNGERMYNPRSVVAALENNNLGSYWTSSGPYDEIFYYVENNIADVRKDIALMISGEGVKAKIQEYAATSLNLLTREEILSAMVVYGFLSYYNGKVYIPNKELMDKFDEMVQKEASLGYVYRLAKESERMLEATLHGDTETMENILAYVHNTETPILSYNNETELSVVVNLVYLAARDRYRVEREDKSGKGFVDFIFYPEDRSDTCIILELKVDHTPEEAIEQIRDKDYMLRFMGKLGELPKYTGEILGVGISYSKIDKIHRCKTEILRNRI; encoded by the coding sequence ATGGGAATTTATTTAAACAGCGTATCTCCGTATACGTTATATAAAAGCGAAGTATGTAGTCCGTATTTTGTGGATAAATCGCAGATGCTAAGAGAACTGATTCCATTGGCTGAGGTTGGAAATCGTCATGTGTGTGTGACACGTCCCCGCAGATTTGGAAAAACAGTGATGGCAAATATGATTGGCGCTTTTTTTGGAAAAGATGTTGCGTCGAAGGATGTATTTGAGACATTGAAAATCTCAGAATTTGCTGATTACAGAAAGCATTTGAACCAGTATAATACAATTTATATTGATTTTAGCGTGGTTGATGATGAATGTATAAGTTATAAGGAATATATAGATGAGATAAAGGGGAATTTAAAAGAGGATTTAAAGAGGGGATATCCGGATATTGATTTTCGTGAGAATGGTTCTGTAAGAGAAGACCTACAGAGGATTTTTGCGGAAAAAAAAGAACGTTTTGTCTTTGTCTTTGATGAATGGGATTCGGTATTTCATATGCCGTTTGTGACAGAGGATGATAAAAAGTCTTATTTGCTATTTTTGAAAGGATTGTTAAAGGATAAGCCGTATGTTGCATTGGCATATATGACGGGAATATTGCCAATCGCCAAGTATTCCAGTGGATCTGAATTAAACATGTTCATGGAGTATACGATGGCTTCGGAGTCTAAGTTTGGTAATGTATTTGGATTTTCAGATAAAGAAGTTGATATGCTTTATGAAAGATATTGCGAGAACAATGCCGGAAAAGAAGAAACGCTGAATGTGACCAGAGAAGGATTACGTGAATGGTATGATGGATATTTTACTAAAAATGGGGAGAGAATGTATAATCCAAGATCGGTTGTGGCAGCCTTAGAGAATAATAATCTGGGCAGTTACTGGACAAGTTCAGGACCATATGATGAAATATTCTATTACGTTGAGAATAATATTGCAGATGTGCGTAAAGATATTGCGCTTATGATTTCTGGTGAGGGTGTCAAGGCGAAGATTCAGGAGTATGCGGCCACTTCTCTGAATCTGCTGACCAGAGAAGAAATTTTATCTGCCATGGTAGTATATGGTTTTTTAAGCTATTATAATGGAAAGGTGTATATTCCTAATAAAGAATTGATGGACAAATTTGATGAGATGGTTCAGAAAGAAGCTTCATTGGGATATGTATACAGATTGGCGAAAGAATCTGAGCGTATGCTGGAGGCCACACTTCATGGGGATACAGAAACTATGGAGAATATATTGGCTTATGTTCACAATACAGAGACCCCAATCCTTTCTTACAATAATGAAACAGAATTATCAGTGGTTGTGAATCTTGTTTATTTGGCAGCGAGAGATAGATACCGTGTGGAGAGAGAGGATAAGTCAGGGAAGGGGTTTGTTGATTTTATTTTTTATCCAGAAGACAGATCGGACACATGTATTATTTTAGAATTAAAAGTGGACCATACACCGGAAGAAGCCATTGAACAGATTAGAGATAAGGATTATATGCTACGGTTTATGGGAAAATTAGGTGAATTACCGAAATATACTGGTGAGATTTTAGGTGTTGGAATTAGTTATAGTAAAATCGATAAAATACACAGATGTAAAACGGAGATTCTCAGAAACAGAATTTAA